A genomic segment from Thermincola ferriacetica encodes:
- a CDS encoding DUF262 domain-containing protein yields the protein MSQITGEKVQLKKLFGDEFFFSVPDYQRPYCWEIEHCEQLFDDIFESDRQNEYFLGTVILQEVEQVGTGKKYDVIDGQQRLTTLQLLLACLRDDVEKEEFKRSTQEKIYQKYNPADGIPEKVKLETREPEFFREYVQTEGGTEHVDKFLPSNDAQQKLVEAVMLFKEKLYKLSQTDIESLIQHLSQRCVMIYVSTKDFEDAYRLFTIINDRGLQLRRIDILKANNLAEINDSTVRKEYAKIWEDMEDDLGSEEFENLISFIRSIEVKEKAKEDVLKEFNKLIFGKDKIARGQEFIQYLKEYKEIYQRLVVDRDVFEKDAQHKKICIQYKNLIYIMKNFLPSNEWIPPLLYYYQKFDKEKLLDFIIKLEQKFIADWVIGLTLTKRIVNMNAVLKEIELATEPSEIINNVVLEFDHNRFKNEIGQDVYGKSYVKYILLKLEYLESEHNVERKYGTLSVEHVLPQNPKGKWTDIFDLDERTYWTNKLANLVLLSKRKNSSASNLDFEDKKDKYFKGRISDLARSQKILSYTEWTPAVLAKRQNDILSLLTN from the coding sequence ATGTCCCAAATAACAGGGGAAAAAGTTCAGCTCAAGAAACTATTTGGCGATGAATTCTTCTTTAGCGTACCAGATTACCAACGCCCTTATTGTTGGGAGATAGAACATTGCGAGCAATTATTTGACGATATTTTTGAGTCCGACAGGCAAAATGAGTACTTCCTTGGCACAGTAATACTTCAAGAAGTCGAGCAAGTAGGAACTGGTAAAAAATACGATGTTATCGATGGTCAACAACGCCTAACTACTTTACAATTGTTACTAGCCTGTCTTAGAGATGATGTAGAAAAAGAAGAATTCAAAAGGTCTACTCAGGAGAAGATTTATCAAAAGTACAACCCTGCAGATGGAATTCCGGAAAAAGTTAAGTTGGAAACAAGAGAACCAGAGTTCTTTAGGGAATATGTTCAAACGGAAGGTGGAACAGAACACGTTGACAAGTTTTTACCTAGTAATGATGCTCAGCAAAAATTGGTTGAGGCAGTCATGTTATTTAAAGAAAAATTATATAAACTTAGCCAAACTGACATAGAATCACTAATTCAACATCTTTCGCAAAGATGTGTTATGATATATGTTTCTACCAAGGATTTTGAAGATGCTTATAGATTATTTACAATAATTAACGATAGAGGCTTACAATTAAGAAGGATAGATATTTTAAAAGCAAACAATCTTGCTGAAATAAATGACTCTACCGTAAGAAAAGAGTACGCCAAGATTTGGGAAGACATGGAAGATGACTTAGGGTCCGAAGAATTTGAGAATTTAATATCATTCATTAGAAGTATTGAAGTAAAAGAGAAAGCTAAAGAGGATGTCTTGAAAGAATTCAATAAATTGATTTTTGGTAAAGACAAGATTGCCAGAGGTCAGGAATTTATTCAATACTTAAAAGAATACAAAGAAATTTATCAGAGGCTAGTTGTTGACAGAGACGTTTTCGAGAAGGATGCCCAGCATAAAAAAATATGTATTCAATACAAGAATTTAATTTATATAATGAAAAATTTCCTGCCATCTAATGAGTGGATACCTCCTTTGTTATATTACTATCAAAAATTTGATAAAGAGAAGCTACTGGATTTTATTATTAAATTGGAACAAAAGTTCATAGCAGATTGGGTTATAGGATTAACTTTAACAAAAAGAATAGTAAACATGAATGCAGTCTTAAAAGAAATAGAACTGGCAACAGAACCAAGTGAAATTATTAATAATGTTGTTTTAGAATTTGACCATAACAGATTTAAAAACGAAATAGGTCAAGATGTTTATGGTAAATCCTATGTTAAGTATATTTTATTAAAATTGGAATACTTAGAATCAGAACATAATGTCGAAAGGAAATATGGAACTTTAAGTGTAGAACACGTTTTACCGCAAAATCCTAAAGGAAAATGGACAGATATATTTGATTTAGACGAGAGAACTTACTGGACAAATAAATTAGCTAACCTGGTGCTTTTAAGTAAAAGAAAAAATTCTTCAGCTAGTAATTTGGATTTTGAGGACAAAAAAGATAAGTACTTCAAGGGAAGAATTAGTGACTTAGCAAGAAGTCAAAAAATTCTAAGTTATACTGAGTGGACACCTGCAGTATTGGCGAAGAGACAAAATGATATACTTAGTTTGCTAACTAATTAA